In one window of Mercurialis annua linkage group LG4, ddMerAnnu1.2, whole genome shotgun sequence DNA:
- the LOC126678533 gene encoding uncharacterized protein LOC126678533 produces the protein MANSSKENSPSNSANPSDHAIPVTAQPPSPVPVPARSRHFGEGSSSVPVGGQELFEGFSSSSSSSSSPSPAATPPRRVVQIALGGMRRGHGEANMMKALAEKKDDNAASQVADNKRKKREMDAPKSEPICSLCGKRFASWKGVFGHLRAHPERDWRGAFPPPKGAVGTWSPIKMSGPDDHQARQVQLLAPKMLHLARETLAKMREDSTAAASGGAASSPRVTNIDLNQIPGSSSSESPPPPPQGGAGGSGSGGLDLNRSPPESDDAKNAY, from the exons ATGGCAAACTCTTCAAAGGAAAACTCTCCCAGCAACTCCGCCAACCCTAGTGATCATGCTATTCCAGTTACTGCCCAGCCTCCCTCTCCGGTTCCGGTTCCTGCCCGGAGCCGTCATTTTGGAGAAGGATCCTCTTCGGTTCCTGTTGGTGGTCAAGAGTTATTCGAAGggttttcttcttcatcatcttcgTCCTCATCGCCATCACCGGCAGCAACTCCACCACGTAGGGTTGTTCAGATTGCTCTCGGCGGCATGCGTCGTGGGCATGGTGAAGCAAATATGATGAAAGCATTAGCAGAGAAAAAGGATGATAATGCTGCAAGTCAAGTTGCTGATAACAAGAGGAAGAAGAGAGAAATGGATGCCCCTAAATCAGAACCCATTTGTTCGTTATGCGGTAAAAGGTTTGCTTCCTGGAAAGGTGTCTTCGGGCATCTTCGTGCTCACCCGGAACGTGACTGGCGTGGTGCTTTTCCACCACCTAAAGGTGCTGTGGGGACTTGGTCACCTATCAAGATGTCAGGCCCTGATGATCATCAGGCTCGGCAAGTGCAGTTGCTTGCTCCAAAAATGCTTCATTTGGCTCGTGAAACCCTAGCCAAAATGCGCGAGGATTCAACCGCTGCTGCCAGCGGTGGTGCTGCAAGTTCCCCCAGAGTTACAAACATTGACCTGAATCAGATCCCAGGgtcttcttcttctgaatcTCCACCTCCTCCTCCACAGGGAGGCGCTGGCGGAAGCGGAAGTGGAGGGCTGGATCTCAACAGGTCTCCACCAGAGAGTGATGATGCAAAGAATG Cctattaa